A portion of the Microtus ochrogaster isolate Prairie Vole_2 unplaced genomic scaffold, MicOch1.0 UNK260, whole genome shotgun sequence genome contains these proteins:
- the LOC106144495 gene encoding igE-binding protein-like, whose product MGSSQSVITALESVLKQRDIKIAHWRLKNFVKEIDRVAPWYVCSGSLTLASWNKLGKDLDKKLIEGDLRQGTKAIWKLVKHCLEDEACKAILAEGRNVLEEVQDSMSETERTERLGSRRKKLAPIKEKGLPGKSKDEGMNTLDPNAPQCTMIKKSKENGSSWYPLQELKALCIDSFNDSDSSGDEDLDPEKEVELDEEAARYEKERCYPDDLLQSDREQLYTASSQVVPSAPPPYEMRPRAFSFLPEKVKRKLRLAYPVFEDVEGGRVHTPVEYSQIKELVESVRKYGVIANFTLAQLDRLAMTAMTPADWQMVTKASLISMGQYMEWKALWYEAAQEQARANAMALTPQQQQWTCDLLTGQGRFTANQTDYHWGIYRQIADTAIRAWKALSRRGEANNQLTKIIQGVQEPFSDFVARMTEAAGRIFGNPEMAAPFIKQLIFEQATQECRTAIAPRKSKGLQDWLRICGELGGPLTNAGLADAILQIQAPPL is encoded by the coding sequence ATGGGCTCCTCGCAGTCTGTTATCACAGCACTAGAGTCGGTGTTAAAACAAAGAGACATAAAAATTGCCCATTGGAGGCTGAAAAACTTCGTAAAAGAGATTGATCGAGTGGCTCCCTGGTATGTTTGCTCCGGATCGTTGACTCTTGCCTCGTGGAACAAACTAGGTAAAGACCTCGATAAAAAACTAATTGAGGGAGACTTAAGGCAAGGAACAAAGGCCATTTGGAAGTTGGTTAAACACTGTCTGGAGGATGAAGCCTGCAAGGCTATACTGGCAGAGGGAAGAAACGTCCTAGAAGAAGTCCAGGACAGTATGTCAGAAACTGAACGTACTGAGAGGTTGGGCTCGCGCAGAAAAAAATTAGCCCCTATTAAGGAAAAAGGCCTCCCTGGTAAGTCTAAGGATGAGGGGATGAATACTTTGGACCCTAATGCTCCACAATGCACCATGATAAAGAAAAGTAAGGAGAATGGCTCTAGCTGGTACCCTCTGCAGGAACTTAAGGCTTTATGTATAGATAGCTTTAATGACTCTGATAGCTCTGGGGATGAAGATTTAGACCCCGAGAAAGAAGTTGAACTAGATGAGGAAGCAGCCAGATATGAGAAGGAGAGATGTTATCCCGATGATCTCTTACAAAGCGACAGAGAACAGCTTTACACAGCCTCTTCACAGGTGGTTCCTTCGGCGCCCCCTCCTTATGAGATGCGCCCCAgggccttttcctttcttcctgagaaGGTAAAGAGAAAATTGCGCCTGGCCTACCCCGTCTTTGAAGACGTGGAAGGAGGACGGGTGCACACACCTGTGGAATATAGCCAAATAAAAGAATTGGTGGAATCGGTTAGAAAATATGGCGTTATCGCTAATTTTACCCTAGCCCAATTAGACAGATTGGCTATGACTGCCATGACCCCGGCTGACTGGCAAATGGTCACCAAAGCATCACTTATTAGTATGGGTCAATATATGGAATGGAAAGCCCTTTGGTATGAAGCGGCCCAGGAGCAAGCCAGAGCCAATGCCATGGCTCTGActccacaacaacaacaatggacGTGCGATCTCCTAACTGGCCAAGGGCGTTTTACCGCTAATCAGACTGATTATCATTGGGGTATATATCGACAAATTGCTGACACGGCCATTAGGGCATGGAAGGCACTCTCTAGAAGAGGAGAAGCGAATAATCAGCTCACTAAGATCATTCAGGGCGTACAAGAACCTTTTTCAGACTTTGTGGCACGAATGACAGAGGCAGCAGGACGTATCTTTGGCAATCCTGAAATGGCCGCACCTTTTATTAAACAGCTCATTTTTGAACAAGCCACCCAGGAATGTCGCACAGCCATAGCCCCCAGAAAAAGTAAGGGACTACAGGATTGGCTTAGAATTTGCGGAGAGTTGGGAGGTCCCCTCACCAATGCTGGGCTGGCCGATGCTATCTTACAAATACAAGCCCCCCCCCTTTAA